One Natrinema longum genomic window, ATAGGGCGTGACCGAGGAAAGATGTGACGGGCGAACCGGTTCCATTGGCGGGACGGCCGGCCCCTGCCCTGGGACGTGAAGCAGGTGCGAAAGGATATGGCGATCGCTCCCAAACGCGGGAACATGTCATGGGACACAGTCCGACTCGAGTGGGACGACACCGTCGCGACGCTGACCGTCGACCGACCCGACGCGCTCAACGCGTTGAACGTCGACACGCTCGAGGCGATGAGCGAAGCGATCGCGGAGGCCGCGGCCGAAGACGCGCGCGCACTCGTCCTGACGGGGGCCGGCGACGCGTTCATCGCCGGGGCGGACATCAAATACATGCAGGACCTGTCGGCGGAAGCCGCACAGGAGTGGGGAGAGCTGGGCCACGAGGTGGCCGACGCCCTCGAGACGTTCCCCGCGCCGACGATCGCGGCGGTCAACGGCTACGCCTTCGGCGGCGGCTGCGAGATGGCATTGGCCTGTGACCTCCGCGTCGCAGCCGAGTCGGCGCTGATCGGCAACACCGAGATCGATCTGGGGATCATCCCCGGCTGGGGTGCCACCCAGCGGCTGCCACGGCTGGTCGGCGACGAGACCGCACGACGGATGATCTTCCTGGGCGAGCGCCTCGACGCGGATTCGGCCGCCGAGGCCGGCCTGTTCGGCGAGGTCGTTGCCGACGAGGACCTCGCGGACGTCGTCTCCGAGTTGGCCGACCGACTCGCGGCGAAACCGGCGTTCGCGATGTGGACCGCCAAGCAAGCGATCAATCAGGCTCAGGAGGGATCGCAGGGAAGCGGCCTGGCATACGAGAAACGCGCCTTCGCGAGCCTCTTCGGGACGCACGACCAGCGTGAAGGGATGGCAGCGTTCATCGAGGATCGGGAGCCCGAGTTCGAGTAACGCGAGCACTGGCGCGCTCTCGGCCACCCGCTAGCGGTCCTCGACGCGCCACGTCAGCACCACGCCGTCGTCGATCCGGTCGACGGCCGCGAGCTCGAGCGTCGGGAACTCCGACACGAACCCCTCGCCGTCGGCGAGGGTCGGGGCGTCGCGACCGCCGATGATTTTCGGGCCGACGAACAGCCGTAGCTCGTCGACCAGCCCGGCCTCGAACAGCGAGAAGATGAGCTCGCCGCCACCCTCGACCATGAGTTGCTCGAGGCCGTCCTCCTGCAGCGTCGCAAAGGCACGCAGGAGGTCGACGCGCTCCTCGCCCGCCGTAATCAACTCGGCGTGGTCGGCGAGGGCCATCCGTCGATCGACGGGTGCAGCCTCGCTCAGGCAGACGTACGTCGTCGCCTCGTCGTCGAGGACCGCCGCGTCCGTCGGGGTCCGTCCCCTCGAGTCGACGACGACGCGTGCGGGGTTGCCGGGGCGGCCGTCCTCCCGGCGTTGGCTCCGCAGGTCGTCGTCTTTGACCGTCAGATGGGGGTCGTCCGCGAGGACGGTCCCGACGCCGACGACGACGGCATCGCTCGCTGCCCGGAGGCGATCGACGCGCGCGAAGTCGTCCGCACCGCTGATCGCGAGTTGTTCCCGCCGGCGCGAGGAGAGTTTGCCGTCCGCGCTCGCGGCAGCGTTGACGATGACGTCCATACCCGTGGTGGCGCGCCCACTCGTAAAGAAATGTCCGTCTCTCGTCGATCGGTTTCCTCCGCGGTGAGCGACGGACGCCGGTCTCAGCGGTACTATACGCGGGTATATAGCGATCAATTCGGAACATATAAACGACTTATCCGGTCTCGGCCGACGGGTCGAACGGACACGACGTGACGACAACCAACTCCGCGTTCGACGACTCAGTATCGTTCGATCACCGGCACATCGACCTCGAGACCCGGGACGACGTCTACGTCATCGGTGACGTCCACGGCTGCCTCGACTCGCTCGAGGCGTTGCTGGACACGTTGGAAGTAGGCGCGAACGATCTCGCCGTGTTCGTCGGTGATCTGGTCCGAAAGGGACCGGAGAGCAAGGCCGTCCTCGATCGCGTCAGGCGGTCCTCGCAGCTGGTCTCGGTTCGGGGAAACAACGAGCAAAAGCTCCTCGAGGGGGAGGCCTCGCTGCCGGATCTCGACGTGGTCGATTACCAGTATCTGGAGTCGTTGCCGGCGGCGATCTCGTGGGACGGCGGACTCGTCGTCCACGGCGGGCTCGATCCGAGCCGTCCGCTGTCGGCCCACTCGGACGAGGACGTGTTGACGCTGCGGTCGCCGGACGGCGACGGCTACGACGGGCCGTTCTGGTTCGAGAGCTACGAGGGGCCGCCGCGGGTCTTCTTCGGCCATACCGTTCTCGCGGATCCGATCGAACGGGAGTGGGCAGTGGGGCTGGATACCGGCTGTGTCTACGGTGGGCGGCTGACTGCCTACGACGTTCGCCGCGGAGAAGTCGTCAGCGTGGCTGGGACGAGCCACGTCGAGCGGTCGTCAGAGAAGATCGTCACGACCGATAGCGAGTGAGATGCGGGGGATTTCGGGATGAGCGATCGAGACACGACGGAGAACGACGAACGAGACACGACGAACGAACGGCCGCCCGACGAGACGGTGACCACCGATTCGGCGTTCGCGTTTCGATCGCTGCTCGAGGCGAACGACGCGGACGCAGTCTCCGAACGGAGCGCTCGGAACACAGGGAGTGACGAGCCCGACAGGGCCACCGATTCGGACGGGACAGACGAGCAGCCAAACGACGAGACATCGACCTCGAACGACGTCACTCGGGCAACGGAAACCGTAGCGCTCGATCGCGCCGACACGACCGCCGAAACGGACTCGGCAACGGATCCAGACCGAGACGCGTTACCGGTCCCCGCGTCCGTGGACGACCGGGCGACACACTCGAGCGTCGATCTCTCGGATCCGTCCTACTATCTGAACCGCGAGCTCAGCGAACTCGCCTTCCAGCGTCGCGTCCTCCACGAGGTCCTCGATGCGGACAATCCGCTGTTGGAGCGTGTGAAGTTCCTCGCGATCGTCACGAAGAACCTCGACGAGTTCTTCCGGAAGCGCATCGGCGGACTGAAAGAACAGATCGCGGCCGGCGTCACGGAGGAGACGCCGGACGGACGAACGCCCGACGAGCAGTGGGCGGCCGCCCTCGAGGAGGCCCGGCCGCTGTTCGAACGCCAGACCGCGTGTTACCGCGAGGAGATCCGCCCGGCGCTGGCCGACGAGGGAATTCGGATCCTCGACTACGACGACTTCGCGGTCGACGAACGCCAGCAGTTGCGCGAGTATTTCGAGAGTTCCGTCCTGCCGACCCTGACTCCGCTGACGTTCGATCCGGCCCATCCGTTTCCGTTTATCTCGAACCAGAGCCTCTCACTCGCCGTGTTGACGCGGGAACGGCCCGGCGACGAGTTGACCTTCTCCCGGGTGAAAATCCCGCGGAATCAGCTCCGATTCGTCCAGGTCGGCGACGACACGCGGTACGTCCTTCTGGAGGACATCGTCCGGGCGAACCTCGATCTGCTCTTCCCCGACGTCGAGGTCGTCGACACCGCTCTCTTCCGAGTGACGCGCAACGCGGAGGTCAGACGCGACGAGGAGGTCGCCGAGGACCTGATCGAGATGATCGAGGAGGTCATCGAGGAACGGCGCTTCGCCACCGCCGTCCGGCTCGAGATCGAGCGCGACGCGCCCGAAACGATCCGCGACATCCTCACGCGCGAACTCGATCTCGATGCGCGGGAGGTGTTTCACCTCGACGGCCCGCTGGATTACCGCGACTTCGCCGACCTGACCGACCTCGAGCGCCCCGACCTGAAACTCACCGAGTGGTCGCCACAGCCCCATCCGCGACTGGGTCGATCCGAGGACGCGACGAACGTCTTCGACGCGATCGGCGACGGCGACGTGCTCGTTCACCACCCCTATCACTCCTTCGAGGGGACCGTCCAACGATTCCTCGAGACGGCGGCCAACGACCCCGACGTGCTCGCGATCAAGGCCGCGATCTACCGAACGGCGAGCGATTCACAGATCATCGAGAGTCTGATCGAGGCCGCCCGCAACGGCAAGCAGGTCGCCGTCATGGTCGAACTCAAGGCTCGCTTCGACGAAGAGAACAACCTCGAGTGGGCGAAGAAACTCGAGGAAGAAGGGATCCACGTCGCCTACGGGACGATCGGCTACAAGACGCACACGAAAACCTCGCTGGTCGTCCGCGAGGAGGACGACGGCGTTCGGCTCTATTCCCACGTCGGAACCGGCAACTACCATTCCGAGACCGCCAAACGGTACGAGGATCTGGGACTGTTGACGGCCGATCGTGATATCGGGCAGGACCTCGTCAGACTGTTCAACTACTTCACCGGCCACTCGATGCATCGAGACTACCGAGAACTCCTCATCGCGCCGGGGAACATGCGAGATCGCTTCGTCGACCTCATCCGAGCCGAAACCGAACACGCACGCGACGGCGAGGACGCACACATCGTCGCCAAGATGAATCGGTTAGAGGACCCGGAAATCGTCCGGGAACTCTACGAGGCGTCGATGGCCGGCGTCGACATCGACCTGATCGTCCGGGACATCTGCCGCCTCCGTCCCGGACTCGAGGGGGTCAGCGACACGATCGATGTCTACAGCGTCGTCGGTCGCTTCCTCGAGCATTCGCGTATCTTTCACTTCCACGCGGGCGGCGACGAGCGCTACTACATCGGCTCTGCCGACTGGATGACCCGCAACCTCGATAACCGGGTTGAGGCGATCGCACCGATCGAGGATTCCCGGCTCCAGCGTCGACTCGACGGCATCCTCGAGACGCTGCTCTCGGACGATCAGAACAGGTGGGTGATGCGATCGGATGGGACCTACGATCGGTGTCAGCCCGCGGACGATGGCTCCACCACGAACGTCCACGAGACGTGTATGCGATCCGCAGTAGACGATGCGCAACGGGACACCCGACAGTAGCGGGTGCACTCGCGAAACGGGGCCTGCTTGGGTCGTCCCCTCCCGGCCTGTCGACTGCCCAGCCAGGGGACGGGGACTGTACTCTCGACGAACGGAACACCGGTTGCATCCGCGATGACACCGATACGGAGCCGAGATAATTCGTATGGATCGCTCAATATCACAATTACCAGTCGCTTTGTACGTGTCGTGAATTCCCATCCCTACGGACCTCACAGACCCATGAACGGATCCACCGGCGGTTACGGCGATCGATCACCCCGACAGCGATTAGCCACAGCAGCGCGGTACGCGACGGACGAGTCCGACCTCGAGTCGATCGTCGTCCGGTACGAGCACCGGCCCGATCGATGGACGATCTCGCCGCGTGAGTGCCCCGAGGCGAAGCGAGTGACGACCTGGCTGTCAGCGGATGCAGCGGCTGTCGTCGACCTCGAAGAGTGCCGGTAACGTGGCGTCTCGAGTGTGTCTGGGCCGTCCGATTCGGTGGTCACTCGATTGATCCCGTTCCAGTACTAGAGATAAATAGTACTATATATGTTTCCTGATGTCGCAGTACGTATACCAACCGATAGTTAGTGAAATACCTCTTTCACGGCCATTCCGCCCTCAAATCGGGACTCTGAACAACTCTATAGACTAGTGGATTTATATTGTATTAGTTGGAAAGCCATCCTATGGAGACGCGAAAGGTTCAGGTCACGGGTGGATCGACGTTCACCGTCTCGTTGCCGAAGACCTGGGCGACCGACAACGATGTCAGCAGCGGAACCACAGTCGAATTTTATCCCGAAGGGGACGAACTCCTCCTGACGCCCGAACGCGAGAACCGTCGCCAGGAAGGGACACTGGACGTCTCCGGACTCGAGGACGAAGAACTGATGCGGGCAGTGATGACGATGTACGTCAGCGGCTTCGACGTCATTTCCCTCGAGGCCGGCCGGATTACGACCGACCAGCGGAGCGCGATCCGCGACGCGACCCAGCGGCTCGTCGGCGTCGAAGTGCTCGAAGAGACCGCGGACAGCGTGGTCATTCAGGATTTACTCGACTCGTCGGAGCTGTCGATCGTCAACGCCGTCACGCGGATGCGCCTGATCGCCCAATCGATGCTCGAGGACGCGGTCACCGCGCTGATCGAGAACGACGACGCGATCGCCGAGGACGTGATCGAGCGCGACGACGACGTCGACCGGCTCTGGCTCGTCGTCTCGCGGATCTTCCGTGCGACGCTGCGCTCGCCACGCGCCGTCGAGGAACTCGGCGTCTCCCGCGAGGACTGCTTCGACTACCACTCCAGTGCCCGCCAACTCGAGCGGATCGCCGACCACGCGGTCAAGATCAGCGACATCGCGCTCAAGCTCGAGGACCTCCCTACCGACGTGGCCGATGCCATCCACGGACTCCACGCCGAAGCCGCGACGGTCTTCGAGGGATCGATGGACGCGCTGTTCGCCGAGGAAGCCACGGACGCCACCCGTCTCGGCCACGAGGCACTCGCCGGCGTCGTCGACATCGACGAACACACCCGGCGGATCGACGATATGCTCCGCGACCTCGAGCCCGCCCAGGCCCAGTCGCTCGGACTGATCGTCGACTCGCTGTCCAGAAGCGCCGACTACGGTGGCAACATCGCCGAGACGGCCCTCCAGAAGGCGGCACCGCGTCCCTGAACGGCACCGGATCCGAAATCGACGGCTTCACGGCTCGTTTGTCGTTCGATCAGTCCTCGAGGAGCGCCGTGGCTGCGTTACCCGTTCGGAACGAAGGACAGCGGCATGGCGGACCGCGTTTTGAGACGGTCTGTGATGGTGAACTCGAGCGGCTGGCGGACCCGATCACGCCCGTCTGGAACCCCGCTATCGGGGACGTGTGACGCGACGTGACGAGCGGCCCGTGGCGCTTGGGGACAGTACTCGCTACCGGACGAGGCTGTCACGAGTCGCGATACCTCGAAAATCAGTCCGCGTTAGTCGAGGAGAACGGCGTTGACCTGACCGGTCTGTCCGGGACGGGAGGTGACGCGAGCGCGACCTTCGCTGGTCTCGATGACGGCACCCTTCGTGATGATGTTCCGACGGATGTAGTTCGGGTTGGCGTCGTTCTCGACGACGTCCTCGATCTCCGCGGAGACCGTCTCGTCGCCCTTGTTGACGCTCGCGACATCCGTTGCGAGCGCGCGGGTCTTCGTGACGTTCCCG contains:
- a CDS encoding DUF7511 domain-containing protein, coding for MNGSTGGYGDRSPRQRLATAARYATDESDLESIVVRYEHRPDRWTISPRECPEAKRVTTWLSADAAAVVDLEECR
- the ppk1 gene encoding polyphosphate kinase 1 — protein: MSDRDTTENDERDTTNERPPDETVTTDSAFAFRSLLEANDADAVSERSARNTGSDEPDRATDSDGTDEQPNDETSTSNDVTRATETVALDRADTTAETDSATDPDRDALPVPASVDDRATHSSVDLSDPSYYLNRELSELAFQRRVLHEVLDADNPLLERVKFLAIVTKNLDEFFRKRIGGLKEQIAAGVTEETPDGRTPDEQWAAALEEARPLFERQTACYREEIRPALADEGIRILDYDDFAVDERQQLREYFESSVLPTLTPLTFDPAHPFPFISNQSLSLAVLTRERPGDELTFSRVKIPRNQLRFVQVGDDTRYVLLEDIVRANLDLLFPDVEVVDTALFRVTRNAEVRRDEEVAEDLIEMIEEVIEERRFATAVRLEIERDAPETIRDILTRELDLDAREVFHLDGPLDYRDFADLTDLERPDLKLTEWSPQPHPRLGRSEDATNVFDAIGDGDVLVHHPYHSFEGTVQRFLETAANDPDVLAIKAAIYRTASDSQIIESLIEAARNGKQVAVMVELKARFDEENNLEWAKKLEEEGIHVAYGTIGYKTHTKTSLVVREEDDGVRLYSHVGTGNYHSETAKRYEDLGLLTADRDIGQDLVRLFNYFTGHSMHRDYRELLIAPGNMRDRFVDLIRAETEHARDGEDAHIVAKMNRLEDPEIVRELYEASMAGVDIDLIVRDICRLRPGLEGVSDTIDVYSVVGRFLEHSRIFHFHAGGDERYYIGSADWMTRNLDNRVEAIAPIEDSRLQRRLDGILETLLSDDQNRWVMRSDGTYDRCQPADDGSTTNVHETCMRSAVDDAQRDTRQ
- a CDS encoding 2,5-diamino-6-(ribosylamino)-4(3H)-pyrimidinone 5'-phosphate reductase, which codes for MDVIVNAAASADGKLSSRRREQLAISGADDFARVDRLRAASDAVVVGVGTVLADDPHLTVKDDDLRSQRREDGRPGNPARVVVDSRGRTPTDAAVLDDEATTYVCLSEAAPVDRRMALADHAELITAGEERVDLLRAFATLQEDGLEQLMVEGGGELIFSLFEAGLVDELRLFVGPKIIGGRDAPTLADGEGFVSEFPTLELAAVDRIDDGVVLTWRVEDR
- a CDS encoding enoyl-CoA hydratase/isomerase family protein; this encodes MSWDTVRLEWDDTVATLTVDRPDALNALNVDTLEAMSEAIAEAAAEDARALVLTGAGDAFIAGADIKYMQDLSAEAAQEWGELGHEVADALETFPAPTIAAVNGYAFGGGCEMALACDLRVAAESALIGNTEIDLGIIPGWGATQRLPRLVGDETARRMIFLGERLDADSAAEAGLFGEVVADEDLADVVSELADRLAAKPAFAMWTAKQAINQAQEGSQGSGLAYEKRAFASLFGTHDQREGMAAFIEDREPEFE
- a CDS encoding phosphate uptake regulator PhoU, whose protein sequence is METRKVQVTGGSTFTVSLPKTWATDNDVSSGTTVEFYPEGDELLLTPERENRRQEGTLDVSGLEDEELMRAVMTMYVSGFDVISLEAGRITTDQRSAIRDATQRLVGVEVLEETADSVVIQDLLDSSELSIVNAVTRMRLIAQSMLEDAVTALIENDDAIAEDVIERDDDVDRLWLVVSRIFRATLRSPRAVEELGVSREDCFDYHSSARQLERIADHAVKISDIALKLEDLPTDVADAIHGLHAEAATVFEGSMDALFAEEATDATRLGHEALAGVVDIDEHTRRIDDMLRDLEPAQAQSLGLIVDSLSRSADYGGNIAETALQKAAPRP
- a CDS encoding 30S ribosomal protein S8e, whose product is MQDQGRSTRKRTGGRLKNVRKRRKDELGRLPTETEVGEQRFRTVDARGNVTKTRALATDVASVNKGDETVSAEIEDVVENDANPNYIRRNIITKGAVIETSEGRARVTSRPGQTGQVNAVLLD
- a CDS encoding metallophosphoesterase family protein codes for the protein MTTTNSAFDDSVSFDHRHIDLETRDDVYVIGDVHGCLDSLEALLDTLEVGANDLAVFVGDLVRKGPESKAVLDRVRRSSQLVSVRGNNEQKLLEGEASLPDLDVVDYQYLESLPAAISWDGGLVVHGGLDPSRPLSAHSDEDVLTLRSPDGDGYDGPFWFESYEGPPRVFFGHTVLADPIEREWAVGLDTGCVYGGRLTAYDVRRGEVVSVAGTSHVERSSEKIVTTDSE